From the genome of Tenrec ecaudatus isolate mTenEca1 chromosome 1, mTenEca1.hap1, whole genome shotgun sequence:
ccccacttatCTTTCTTTATGCTGGggtctcatgtacctccctaggtgtggcctgccctccctccaactatctatgcttccacccgtttattgcgagatagatgtttatacttctattcctggcatgctgattgtacttacctcaggggactcatatgTTTTCTGTCCTTTTGATTCTCgattacctcgcttaacataatcccttccagctcttcccatgaaatgacgtgtttcatgtgctcgtccatgcttttcagtgctacatagtgctccattgtgtgtgtgagccaaagtttactaatccactcatctttcgatggaaacttaggctgtttccaagtctttgcgattgtgaattgtgccgtaaTAAACAATTGAGCGCATATAACTGGTCGTGATTTATTTGGTGCTTCCACCAggtatgtgcccagtagagggatggctgagtCATAAAGCGATGAAATTTCCATttcctttaagtatctccaggttgctttccacagtggctgtacaaatctacacgaccactatcggtggaggagggttcctacttcaccacagcccctccaacatttgttgctctctgatttgctgatttgggctagcctcaggggtgttagatggtatctcattgttttattgatttgcatttctctcatggATAATGACcttgaacactttctcatatgcttattggccatatgggttttCTTCCTAGTGAAAGTtcgtttcagttcttttgcccacttccttaagcggttaactgttttcctctttttgtgggtcatgatggtgttgtagattttagtaatgagccctttgtccgatgtgccATTACTAAAAATCATCTCCGGGTCTGTGGGCTATCTTGTCACCCTATTGGTGAACCTTTTGAGGTGCACTggagctttattcttattaaatcccatttctcaatttccagttcacctgtgtgtgtaactTTTCCAAGTGCAGTGAACCTATGAGCTCACTGAGCCAgagctctgaggttagtcccaattccctccttgatgttcCTGATGGTTtcaggtttaacttctaggtctgtgatacaccttaagtttattcttgtgcatggggtgaagtaaacgtcttgtttgatttttctacatgtggatatccattgcttccagcaccacttattaaaaagAGAAtcagcttcccacttgatgttttttgggacccttgtcaaaggTCAGTTGTCTAtacgctgatgattttactcttgggttctttattcttttccactggtctgagtgtctgtcgttgtgccagtactaCGCTGTTTTTACcattgtagctgtgtaatagcaGGGAAGGTTCTTCCATTGTGGAGGtcgattttggtttcctgtaataggtttCTATAGttttgcttatataggtctttagcatttttgttaaatatattcctagttatttcagtttgttcttagcaactgtgaagggtacttccctcttaacccCTCTTCCATTGCCCTGTCCAATATGtaccaacttctgtttattgatcttgtatcttgctactcttccatattcctctatcactgtaagtactccagctgtggagcttttggggttttcaatgtacaggatcatgtcgtctgcaaatagcgatagttccACCTccgcctctcccatttggatccctttggtgtccttccgctgtcttatgttgccaGGcaaaacctccaaaacgatattgaatagaagtggggacagggggcatccttgtcttgtaccctttttcagtgtgaTTGTTCTTTATTCTCcatgatgttggccattgatctttcatagatagcttgtgtaAGCTTGTGGACttcccttccaatcctatcttcatgagtgtcttgattaggaatgggtgctggatgttgtcaaatgctttttctgtatcaatGGATATTATCctgtggtttttatccttttccttCTCAATACgatgtataatattgatgaatttttggatgttaaaccatccttgcatccctttgaggaatcctacttggtcatggtggatgatatatGTTGTAttcttttatattctattggccaatattttgtaaacgatttttgcatctatgttcattagcaatattggtctgtaattctctggaCCTGTGGTGTCTTTGCTCTCtttaggtatcaaagtaatgctggcttcataaaatgagtatgggagtttgctgtcctcttcaatgttatggaatactttgtggacgattggtgtcaactcttatctgaatgcttagtagaattctgctgtgtaaCCAGCTAgatctggggcctttttccttggaagGCTTTTGATGAccctttctatttcttctatcccTATGGGTTTGTCGAGGCTATTAAACTCGGTctaagataatctagggagagaatgTTTTCCCAAATATTTGCCCATATcgtccaggtttctgaattcattagaatacaaaccttcatagtactttgtgattatcgttttaatctcattggggtctgatGTTATTGcacctgattcatccctcatcctggttattcatgtttgctcctttctatctttggtaagctttgccaaagGACTGTCAACTTTGTTAATTCATTCGTGGAACAAGCTTttggctgcatttatcttttgcattgttctcttatcttcccactggtttaaatctgccctgattttcattatttcttttctcttactATTCTAGTTGTTGGGggttttgtgttaatgtatctgtcatacgcctttcttcttttttcatgtatgcatttaaggatatcaagctacctctgataactgcctctgcagtgtcccataagttttgatacgttgtatgctcgttctcatgaGCTTCTCGAAACTTCCTGATATCCACTCTGATCTGGGTCTTTatccattcatgtcgcaggagatcattgttaattctccaattggttgcccttgcttttctggacaccctcttattaatctccagctttatggcattgtgatctgagaaagatgtctgtatAATATCCTTgtcttgaatttactcaggctggacttgtgtcccagcatatggtctattcttgaaaaagatccatgtagggtttgaaaataatatgaaaccctttgcatttggatggaaagctctatagatgtctatcaggccctattACCTAATTAcgttgtttagctctctggcttctttgctgagcttctttcccagtaatctgtctttctctgatagtggagtgctaAAGTCACCCACTTTGATTGTTAATTtcatgatttcttctgtcatcattttaatagtttgatgaaaTTCACCACACCATTAttagtaaaataaatatttgatatgctACGTGCTTCcttgtttactgaacctttgagcattatgtactgtccctctttgtctctttttatggtttggatcttgaggtccattttgtggcAGATTAAGATTGCCACTGCTGCCTTTTTTTGAGTTACCATttaattggtaaactttctgccaatcCTTTATTCTGATCATATTTTTGTCTGTGCCTTAATATGTGTCTCTTGcaagcaacagattgatggattatgttttctgagccagtcctccagcctctttcttttacagtacgaattgagtccattggaattcagagtaattattactctctctggattcatagttgccataacctgttttgggtctttacctatctcccttcatatctgtgtgctgtgtttgagtggagagtttctatcttgtcctccTTTCCATCTGAGACACTGCTGTCCTGATAATTATTGCTGGTATGTTGCCTTCTGGTTGCAGATGGGCTACAtagtggtctcctgtttgttcttggtggaggttgatcctctggccatggtGAGTCAACCAGTATCTTCCTCAGAGTCGGGTGACGTGCAGCATATTCACTGAGTCTCTCCTTGTCCTGAAGACCCGTGTctgaccatctatcttaatggataacttgccAGGGTACAGGATTCTTGGGGAGGCattattttctttcagcttttgtaagatgttgctccattctctcctcctcttcatggtatctgctgatatgtcttagcatattcttacctgtgctcctttgtatgtgactgtcttcctttctcttgttgcttataaaattttctctttttcctctgagCTGGATAATTTTACCAttatatgttttagtgtgttcttCTTGAGATAGATATAGCTTAGTGGgattcctttctgcttcctgtatgagtgtctggttctcccttgttaggatgggaaaattctcttccagaaattcctttgctatctcggctgttgacttgtgtgttatgttgttccCCGGTAGATCAAATATACTAATGTTATTCCTCTTCATGATGCTGGCTAGTTAAACAATCATCTGCAGacattttttcaaataaaatgcCTTTTACTTCAAATAAACAACTGGTATTAATGATTGCGATGAAAAAATGTAAATTACTATGCATAAATTGGGATTATGGAGAACACTTTCCTGCCACCATCTTCTCTTCATTTGAGAGAGGTGGTGACATGAACACATGATACTTTTGGAATAATGCCACGGGCAACCACTAGGAGTAATGCATAATGTATTACTTGATGAGCCAACATCTTCCAAGGATGGATGGTTAACAAAAAATACCTTATAAGTGAAAAAGTTCAATGGATTTTAATATAATAGTATAAAGAACGTGTTGATGAAAATTCCTTTTGTAAGTGCGGCCGTTATATCAGTGAAGCATGTTCAGTTACCAGGAAAATAGTAAAATATTTTCCTCTTTTACTCAATAATACCTTCCAAGTAGTAGTGAAATATGGGTTCTTGTTGAAAGGTCTGTGATCTTGGAGTGTACCATGAATATTTACAGGTTTGACACAGGTATTACAATTATACCAAGAAATGTGGATAAACTTTTTAAACTTCCTACCAGTCACACTCCTCTTATCTATCACCTTGTGGCTCTCTCATCTGTAGCCTCTGTGGACCACAACAACAGACAACAATGGAACATGTCCAAGTCAGTCCTTCTTTTCATTGCTGCAAAGACTTTTCTagtttgatgaaacatacagggaCATGAGAGATATAAGGTTATGAAAAGCTCTTAGGCATAagcaaacaccttgaggaaaGGAGTCCCTGAGCCTGGGGAATCAGAACCATTATCTTATACGCACCAAAGTGAACTAGCAGAACAGACTTAGCAAGGACAAGGCTCTGTGTTCTGATTTGGTGAGTAGAAACTAGGGTCTTAAGAGTGCATAAGCAGCTACATAATGTGCAAATATTTGTGTCTTTTCATCCAGAGAAAATAAAAGTGATGAAAACTGAAAAGCATATGGAAATAGACCAGGGGACCCAGGCGCCATGGAAACATTAGTCTCCATTGTCTTGCGAGCAGGATGGTTCCAGATACCAACCCCAACTCCTCTGAGCATAATGACACAAGAAGGTCCTTAAAATAGGGGAGacgaatgtggaacaaaactcaaaatgacaTAGCTTAtagttggatagagactggtgataccaacAAGATTATAGCCCTTAGTGACCTTTAAGAAATGGAATTATACTCACCCCATATTAGAATAAGTAACAAATTGAGATCTGAAAGAAAGAATGGCTCacagaggaggaggaatggaaatgggaataCGTGGTAGAAATGACATAAGTGATAGCAGGCACATTAAGAGGTTAGTATTGGATGAGAGGAAATAAACTGTGTCAATGATTTAAGGTAAACCAAGGATCCACTCTGTAAGATTTGACCTCATCACAATGAGagattttcttcatattttaaatGGTTACCTTTCTATTATATGGCTTGTCACAGTATTATTGAGTATCCAAAATTATGTGGCAGAGTTGGATAAATAtagggattgtaataagagctgtatgagcccccaatataatgatttttaaaaagcaaaaataaataatgaactAGCTATATACAATAGTattgagacatgaaaaaatcttAATGATGTATGAATAACTATAATCCACTTGTTCACCTATGGTATCAGAAAATTTGGCAGTGTCCTGATTAACGGGCTAGGCTGCCAACCAAAGGGTGGAGATTCAAATCCACTGcacgtaaatctttatgggagcattctgtctcatctttctccttctgggCATGGAGAACACAGCCATTGAGTTAGTAGCCAAAACTTAACTCCACAGAGCTGCTTCCTGCGCTGCAGAGAACGTATACAGCAGTGCCTTTCCTGGATCATGTAAATGAAGGGTTTCACATGTAATTATTTGAGATGCTGATCAGATTGCAGGGAGACTCAAGGGCAAAAGTAAGGCAGATGATTTGGTGAAGATAATTTTGTGGTAAAGCATATTTGGAGAGCACTGGGTTCTTTGGAACAGTAAAGAAAAATTAACAGTAGTGTCATTGATGCCAAGAAGGAATACGCATAACTTCGCTGAACAAATTTAAGCCCAGAAAGGTCTGGATATTAAAGATTTGGTTTAATAATCtttttattggtggcttgtataactcataacaatccataccaacatccattgtatcaagcacatttgtacattgttaccagcatcattcccaaaacatttgctttctacttgagcccttgatatcaactcctaatTTTCTCCTGAAACTATTGGACTTGAACTAATGATTACAACAGCAATTCCTATTATCTGGATATCAGAAGATTAATCATGTACAGGATATCAATAATTCCAGTCTATTTTACTCTACCATCTTTCTAATGATAGAAAAGGTACCAGTGCGCTTAGCTGGTATGGTTTTCAGGGTGGTTCTGGAAGTCACATCCAATACTTGAGTATACCAACAGTGCATTTCATAATTTAATAAGAACAAGTTGATAAACTTTATGCTCAAAATGTTTAATGCTGCAATGAAAATAAAAGAATGCAGTGAGGGTGAAGCTTTCATGCCGGATGTGATCGTAAGAAAAGTTTTTCtaaaataggtttcatggaatttCTGCCTCAGTTATTTATGGTTCAGGATAATAATGAGCACTGCTCCTTTGTGATAATTGTATGCTGTTACTCTATGACTAAGAATGAAAAATCTATTTCCTAAAGAAGTGAGCGGTCACCCAGACTACCTCTTGAAGAAAAGATGTCATTAAAGCAAATACATTTTTAACAAAATGCACaggaagtaattttatattatatcTTCAATATTCCATTTCATGTCTTAAAAAATAAGGATATTAAATTATGTACATAAGCACATTTAGGACTGAGGAAAATGTAATCCAGATTTTTATTACTTTGAATGTTGTTGTTCACAAGTTGTACTCTAAATTTAACGATGTGTTTCTGTGATGTAGGACGTTTCTCAGCTAACAAGTTTTCTTAGAGCTTGCTTTATGTCtttatttctaagactgtagataAAGGGATTCAGCATGGGTGTGGCTACTGTGTACATCACTGAGGCGATTGCACTGGCCCTGGAATTTTCATTTGTGGCagaactgagataaaccccaagagTTGTACCATAGAATAAGGAAACCACAGAGAGGTGAGacccacaggtggaaaaggctttatatttgcccccagctgatgaaattttcaaaatggaggACACAATCTTCATGTAAGAGAAAAGGATCCCAGTGAATGGAATAACAGCTAGAAGGCCAGTTGCTAAATACAGGACTAAGACATTGAGGAATGTGTCAGAACAAGCAAGTTGGATTACTTGattaagttcacagaaaaaatgggaTATTTCCAATTCTGTACAGAAAGACAGTCGCAAAATCATTAAAGCATGTACTAAAGCATCCACAAGGGTCACTAACCAGGAGCCCAGAAGAAGGAGGCCACAGAATCTTTGGTTCATGATGACAGTATAGTGCAGTGGGTGACAGATAGCCACAAACCGATCATAGGCCATCACTGTCAATAGGAAGTTGCTTAAGGCAAAAAACAGCAGGAAAAAATACATCTGGGCAATGCAGTCTTCATATGTAATTACTTTGGTCtgcatctgtatattcattagcATCTTTGGGACGGTGGTGGAGGTGAAACAGATGTCAGAAAAGGAGAGGTTGgacaggaagaagtacatgggtgtgtggaggtgggagtctgtggcgatggccaggatgatgagcaggttcccagtgaaggtgaccaggtacatggagaggaacagtccaaagaggaggggctgcagctctgcCTCCTCAGAAAGCCCCAGAAGGATGAATTCTGGAATGTGAGTTTGGTTTCCTGGTTCCATGTAGCTGCTGAAAATATTTGGAAAGATAAAAGAGCATCGCAAACACTGCCATAAGATGTTAACAATAGTTTGAGgagtatatttaaattttatacagtttttaatattttatacagTTAATTAATGAATACACATTCATATCTATATATGTCATGTTCTTCAATCCCAAGTGCTCAATATTTTCTTTGATGTTATAAACCTTTTCTGTCATGGCTTCTAATACTATCTTTTTCCTAAAGAATTATATTTCTCCAAAATTCCTTAAGACTATTCAtgcaacaaatgtgtttgaccaaTTATTTTATGCCAAGAGTTCTGGAATGTTCAGGGAACTTCAGGGAAAATATAAAAACTCTTACTCTTATTTTGATATGGACAACATAAGGTGCAACTACTGGTCTCTTCCTTTCTGGAAGTAGGAAGAGTGATGGCAggtgaaagacacatggaaatcatTGGTTCAATGGAGTCATGGAGCATGCAAACAGCACTCATTCCTGGAACAGAACTCTCCTCCATGTGCCAATAATCAACTATGTAAGGTCAAGAAGGCAGCATTTGCCGAGGAACAAAATTCAGGGGGTTATggaggaaggaggaatggaaacaggaaacactaaCAGGCAGTGGGATAAGCAATGACACCTTGGGGAATAGCAATACATGAGTTAAATCAGAATGTGTGTGATTTGTTGAATGATGGTTGGGTCGGTAAATGACTTAATTCACAGTAGCAAGGAAAAAAAGGtatagaataaaaataaatgcatcGTTGTATAATCACTTCTgacaaagaggccttgtgcaggacATCTGAAGGCAGTTAGGATGCTAGGCAGGAGAAGGACCTGTAGGCAGAGATCGGGGCTGTGCTCCCCCTGACACAGGAGCATTCCTGACCCCCTCTGACAGCAAGGTGGATGGTGTGACTGATGTGCACAATGAAATCTGGGTTGAAGTTGTAGTTATAAGTGACAGGAATATGAGATCAGATTGTTGTGAGGTTGAAGACTCCCTGGTAAAGATAAACTGTTGAAACAGTAAAGTTAGTAAAAGTTTAAAAATTACTCATATGCAAATACCTTGAAGACGACAAGCTGTGAATTTCACCTAGTCCACTACCTGCATCACACCAGGAAAAATCCGTTTTAACTCACATATCTTTGATCGCTTAAATCAAAGTCTTATGCAAATTTTAAACAATAGTTTGAAAAATAAGTAATTAAAAATGCCATGCTGTGTTGTAATAATTGCTGGATTTTTTGATGCCTTATAATCCAAATTCTCACAGATTCATCTCCCACATCTACTGTGCGTTTTCCACTCTTTATCTCTCCACGGTTTTCACAGGACCACGAGTCTGCTCTGCACATGGACAGAGCAATGTCTCCAAAGGCAAGTCTGACTGCAGACAGACTGCGCTGCTAATTCTGCCTTGACTCTCCGCTAATTGCAGAGTTGTCCTCCATTAGGCAAAATGTACAGCTGATGTTTTATGGCTGCTGCCTACCTGTCCACACTCATGCTTCACTTTCCATTCCTTGTCAGATACTGGAAAGAAGGGAAACTGTCTGCTCAGTTCTTTGTGTTCAGAGTATAACTTAATGCTCAATTAGAGTTTTGTGAGTTACAGTGTGAACAAATAGTTGAAAGAGATTAACAGGCATGTTAATGCAGAGAAGCAAGGAAGGTTGTTGAGAGAAGGAGGTTGCAGGAAAGAGAGCCAGCATCGGGGAAGACAGatgagagaaagaagacattGTCATGTAGCCAGAATCCGTCTCTAGAACCAGGGACCCTAATTTAGCAGGACTTTATCTATTAAACTTGCTTTTATTTGTTATACCTGCTGATCCTCCTACAGATACTACCAATAAGAGAGGGCCATCACGCATCACCAATCTCCCAGCACCTGTGATGATGTGGAAGCTCATCCAGGTGTTATCAGGGAAGAGTTCACTGGGGCTGTTTCTCCAATGTCCCACTGTTAAAGTCAAACGTCATGCCCCCAGGAAAAGCATTCAGATTAACCCATTCGTGAGGCTTCTTGAAAGTACACCTGTGTTTTCTCATCCCCTTAGATGAATCAAGTAGATCTGGGTCAGTGTGCAGGAAGTATTTACAGTCCTTTGGCTCTAGTGGATGAAATCCCTTGAGCCTCGTTATGAGATATTTTTTTATCCTACATTCCCTGAGATTTTTATTTCTCTGGAGCTAAGAGAACAAAATTCATACTTGTGCCAGTTTGACCCTCTCCAGAGAAAAGTTGAAGCTCCGTGTACAGCTTTCTCCCATTGGACTGCTTCTTCCCAGAAGGCGGTCATCTCTATTGTGCTGTGTCTGCAGCATGCAGGGTAATGTCTAATGATCACTCTGAGATGCATTTCCTTCTCCAGAGTCCTAAAGAACAAAGCTGGACATCATTTAACAAGATGCCAGGGTTGTATGAAGCACTTCTGATCACATACAGCACCACCACCCTCACTAGTTTATTTTTACTATGTCTTTTATTTCAATTAATTGACAATAGACTCTAATTAAATATAATACCCTCCGTTTAGTCAGGGTTTTGGGAGATTAGATGCTAGGATATTGTCATTGAGTATCTATACATCTATGAGTTATAATAGATAAAAGCCTAAATGTCACAAAGTCCATAAGATGGTTCATAGCtaatattcaaatattatttcatAATATCATACAATATAATAATTCATTATATAGCTTAATAATATTTCACCTACCACATCAATATATTCATAGAGTTATATTATTACTTCTGAGAATGATTTACTAATTCAAATCAATGACACCTGTGACATGTTACGTGTTATCTGAAAGGGAATATGTCCACCTGGTTGCTTTCTATTATGTGAAGGGAAAGAGATGTTGCAGAAGGATCCACTCGAGCTGAAGACGTGAGGAGACAAGAGGGAAATCTTTTTTAGGAGGAGCCACTTAAGGCAATAGACGGAGGACGGGAAGTGGAAGAAgtgtcccagggaagaggctcCTCTGGCCTGATTGGTATCTGCTTCCGGgagctttttgttttttacaggTGAACTCCATCAGGCACTCTTTGATTTGGCCTATTGGGATCAATGAAATGCATACCTATTGATAAGTCAATGAGATTATAAACACATGTGAGTGGATCCCACCACAGAGCCTGAATACAGGTCTACTGTTAAAGGATACTCAGGATTTTCACGTGAATACCCAGTGCATTGCATCCTGTGTTACTTTCTACTCtgcaattctttttctttttatgcaTGATTTTATAGAGAAGCAACTATTAGTGTgcttcaaaaagtatgtggaaCATTTGAATTAATACTTAATGCTACTTTGCCACAAACTTTTCAATCAGTCACATATAGTCCTCACATATtcctgatggggagggatgggaaaggtGCAAGTATTGTGAAGTACGGATTGTTGTCTCTTCCAAATGCTATCCCTAGATGCAGAAACTGACCAGCAATTCCACCGATAGGTACTACCGAGAATggattaaaaagaaatattttaataaacacTGGTAAATGAATGCTTACAGAAACAGAATTCACAAGTACTAACTGGtagaaacaatccaaatgtccatcaacgaATGAACACAATGTGGCCTTGATATACAATAGATAATTGTTCAGTCATTGAGAAACCATGAAACAGGATTACATGATACGGAATGGGTGATTCTTGGAAACTTGCACGTGGTGGGGAAGAAAGCGCATCCAACTCGCTaccgtggagtcagttctgactcagagtgacctggggGGTAGAGCAGAACTCCTGGAATCATTATAAAACAAATGACCAAGTTTTCTCTGATCAAGGAGCTGGTGACTTtcgatttcaaactactgaaatTTAGGTCAACAGTATGTTAATTTGGTTTTGTGTCAACGTGGTTGGGCCAGGATGCTAAGTAATAGCAATTGGTATTTCCCCTGATGTGACCAAACCTAAACAACTCCATGATGGAATTTACTGTGAATGGTAAAGCAGATGTAAGAGGATTAGGGAGTAGACGGTCTCATCACCCAAATCTTAGCTCTGCTGCAATTGAAAATATAGTTTCCTCAGGGGTGTCACCCACTCTAATGTAAGCAGACTTAGTGGGCAGACTTGCCACTTCTCtcttgctggatctggatcctccaTCTGTCTCAGTGACCCTGGT
Proteins encoded in this window:
- the LOC142432266 gene encoding olfactory receptor 7C1-like; amino-acid sequence: MEPGNQTHIPEFILLGLSEEAELQPLLFGLFLSMYLVTFTGNLLIILAIATDSHLHTPMYFFLSNLSFSDICFTSTTVPKMLMNIQMQTKVITYEDCIAQMYFFLLFFALSNFLLTVMAYDRFVAICHPLHYTVIMNQRFCGLLLLGSWLVTLVDALVHALMILRLSFCTELEISHFFCELNQVIQLACSDTFLNVLVLYLATGLLAVIPFTGILFSYMKIVSSILKISSAGGKYKAFSTCGSHLSVVSLFYGTTLGVYLSSATNENSRASAIASVMYTVATPMLNPFIYSLRNKDIKQALRKLVS